Proteins encoded in a region of the Novibacillus thermophilus genome:
- the trmD gene encoding tRNA (guanosine(37)-N1)-methyltransferase TrmD: MHIDILTLFPEMFHHVLRTSVLGRAIDRGLLKVNTVNFRDFSEDKHRTVDEPPYGGGGGMVIKPEPVFNAVEHVLALKERPESETRIVLMTPQGELFNQEKAKELAQVDHLILICGHYEGFDERIRQYLVTDELSIGNYVLTGGELPAMVVVDGVARLLPGVLGNEQSAQDDSFADGLLEYPQYTRPAEFRGWRVPDILLSGNHAEIEKWRRLESIKRTWERRPELLDQADLSEAEIQFLRQLSRGEG; the protein is encoded by the coding sequence ATGCATATCGATATTTTGACACTCTTTCCTGAAATGTTTCATCACGTCCTCCGTACGAGCGTTCTCGGCAGAGCCATTGATCGAGGCCTGTTAAAGGTAAACACTGTCAATTTTCGCGACTTCAGTGAAGACAAGCACCGGACCGTTGACGAACCTCCGTATGGCGGAGGTGGGGGAATGGTCATCAAGCCGGAACCTGTCTTCAACGCGGTGGAACACGTACTGGCGCTGAAGGAGAGGCCAGAATCCGAGACCCGCATCGTCCTCATGACGCCTCAAGGTGAGCTGTTCAATCAAGAGAAGGCGAAAGAACTGGCACAAGTCGATCATTTAATCCTCATATGCGGGCATTACGAAGGATTTGATGAACGCATCCGGCAATACTTGGTGACGGACGAGCTTTCCATTGGGAATTACGTTCTAACGGGCGGGGAACTTCCGGCAATGGTCGTCGTGGATGGCGTCGCCCGGTTACTGCCGGGTGTACTGGGAAACGAACAGTCAGCCCAGGACGATTCGTTTGCCGACGGTCTCTTGGAGTATCCCCAATATACGAGACCTGCAGAATTTCGAGGCTGGCGGGTACCGGACATCCTCCTCTCCGGCAATCACGCGGAGATCGAAAAATGGCGGAGGCTTGAGTCCATTAAGCGCACGTGGGAACGACGTCCGGAATTGCTGGACCAAGCGGACTTGAGCGAAGCAGAGATTCAGTTTTTGAGGCAACTTTCTCGCGGTGAGGGCTAA
- the rplS gene encoding 50S ribosomal protein L19: MNETVRQVGEKQLRQDIPDFRPGDTLRVHVKVVEGQRERIQVFEGVVIKRRGGGISETFTVRKVSYGVGVERTFPLHSPKIDKIEVVRRGKVRRAKLYYLRKLRGKAARIKEARR, translated from the coding sequence ATGAACGAGACGGTACGCCAAGTGGGTGAAAAGCAACTTCGCCAAGACATTCCGGACTTCCGCCCTGGGGACACCCTGAGAGTTCACGTGAAAGTCGTAGAAGGACAGCGTGAACGGATCCAGGTGTTCGAAGGCGTCGTCATCAAACGGCGGGGCGGAGGAATCAGTGAAACGTTCACCGTCCGTAAAGTGTCTTACGGGGTCGGAGTCGAGCGAACATTTCCGCTTCATTCTCCGAAGATTGACAAGATCGAAGTAGTCCGTCGAGGCAAGGTGCGTCGGGCAAAGCTTTATTACTTGCGTAAACTGCGCGGTAAAGCGGCACGGATTAAAGAAGCGCGACGATGA
- the lepB gene encoding signal peptidase I translates to MSESVSRSSNRVKSSWKEFWEWTKALLIAIALAVIIRTFLFAPFLVDGQSMVPNLADNERLIVNKLIYFIREPERGEILVFHATAEKDYIKRVIGLPGETVEMVDDKLYINGEEQHESYLQGVKEEYRENGLNYTADFGPVKVPEGHVFVMGDNRPNSEDSREIGPVPFEAIVGRAELVFWPLSEVHMLHWGGEGT, encoded by the coding sequence ATGAGCGAAAGTGTCTCCCGTTCATCAAATCGTGTCAAATCGAGTTGGAAAGAATTTTGGGAATGGACGAAAGCCCTCTTAATCGCCATCGCACTGGCAGTGATCATTCGGACCTTCTTATTCGCGCCTTTTTTGGTGGACGGACAGTCCATGGTTCCCAACTTGGCGGACAACGAGCGCCTCATTGTCAATAAACTCATTTACTTTATAAGGGAACCCGAACGAGGAGAAATTCTCGTTTTCCACGCAACGGCTGAGAAAGATTACATAAAGCGGGTGATCGGTTTACCAGGTGAAACCGTCGAAATGGTAGATGACAAACTGTACATCAACGGTGAAGAACAGCACGAGTCGTATTTGCAAGGGGTGAAAGAGGAATACCGCGAGAACGGTTTGAACTACACGGCCGATTTTGGACCGGTAAAGGTTCCAGAAGGACACGTGTTCGTCATGGGAGACAATCGGCCGAACAGCGAGGACAGCCGCGAAATAGGCCCTGTTCCATTTGAAGCGATTGTCGGTCGGGCAGAGCTCGTGTTTTGGCCGCTGTCGGAAGTGCACATGCTGCACTGGGGAGGGGAAGGTACGTGA
- the ylqF gene encoding ribosome biogenesis GTPase YlqF, with protein MSIQWFPGHMAKARRQVEERLKQVDVVMELLDARLPLSSRNPMMQEILSGKPRLVLLNKYDLADANANRLWLEYFETRGVQAVLIDARTGKGVQQLPRLAAELIGDRQKHLQNKGIQKKTVRSMVVGIPNVGKSSLINRLAGRSAAKTGDRPGVTKAQQWIKVGRKMQLLDTPGILWPKFDDPVIGQRLAASGAIKADIFPVEEVALFAVSYLRERYPNELKERYQLDVLSEDSVHVLEEIGKRRGCVASGGVVDWERAADALLRDLQSGKLGRVTLEFPEDWTERAK; from the coding sequence GTGAGCATCCAGTGGTTTCCCGGTCATATGGCCAAAGCGCGACGGCAGGTAGAAGAAAGGTTAAAACAAGTGGACGTGGTGATGGAACTTCTGGATGCGAGACTTCCCCTGTCCAGCCGCAATCCGATGATGCAAGAGATTCTGTCGGGGAAACCGCGTCTCGTCTTGTTGAATAAATATGACCTCGCTGATGCGAACGCCAACCGGTTGTGGCTGGAGTACTTTGAAACACGAGGGGTCCAGGCCGTCCTGATCGATGCCCGCACGGGGAAAGGCGTCCAGCAGCTTCCCCGCCTTGCGGCAGAGCTCATTGGCGACAGGCAAAAGCACTTGCAGAACAAGGGGATACAAAAAAAGACAGTGCGCTCGATGGTGGTCGGCATCCCAAACGTCGGGAAATCTTCGTTGATTAACCGCTTGGCCGGCAGGAGCGCGGCGAAGACAGGAGACCGTCCAGGAGTGACAAAAGCACAGCAGTGGATTAAAGTCGGTCGAAAGATGCAGTTGTTGGATACGCCCGGCATTTTGTGGCCGAAGTTTGACGACCCTGTGATCGGACAGCGTCTAGCTGCAAGCGGTGCCATCAAGGCAGACATCTTTCCAGTGGAGGAAGTGGCGCTGTTCGCTGTGAGCTACTTGCGTGAGCGCTATCCTAATGAGCTAAAGGAGCGGTACCAACTGGATGTGCTTTCCGAAGACAGTGTGCATGTGCTCGAGGAGATTGGAAAAAGACGAGGCTGCGTCGCAAGTGGTGGTGTCGTCGATTGGGAAAGGGCGGCAGACGCCCTCTTGCGCGATTTACAGAGTGGCAAACTCGGCAGAGTTACGCTGGAATTTCCCGAAGATTGGACCGAAAGGGCTAAATGA
- a CDS encoding ribonuclease HII, protein MKQAKMTIQEIKRKLGEADVSEEWVLQLESDERKGVQRLLARWKRQRERERLLRQKWQEMSRFERFYREQGLEPIAGVDEVGRGPLAGPVVAAAVILPHDCYIRGLNDSKKLSPPERERLFAEIDRMAVAWATSAVPAHRIDEINIYRASLEAMSLAVRQLTPQPHVLLNDAVVLPNLEVVQEKIVDGDEKSISVAAASIVAKVTRDRLMKRLGELYPQYGFERNMGYATAEHLEALKRYGPTAEHRRSFAPVRDCVARAT, encoded by the coding sequence ATGAAACAGGCAAAGATGACGATTCAAGAAATAAAGCGCAAATTGGGAGAAGCTGACGTTTCAGAGGAGTGGGTGCTCCAATTGGAATCGGACGAGCGCAAGGGCGTTCAAAGACTGCTTGCCCGATGGAAGCGGCAGCGAGAGCGTGAACGTCTGTTGAGACAAAAGTGGCAGGAAATGTCGCGCTTTGAACGCTTTTACCGGGAGCAGGGACTTGAGCCGATTGCCGGTGTGGATGAGGTGGGAAGAGGCCCTCTCGCTGGCCCCGTCGTGGCAGCCGCCGTCATTTTGCCGCATGACTGTTACATACGCGGGTTGAACGATTCAAAGAAACTAAGTCCTCCTGAAAGAGAACGCTTATTTGCCGAGATTGACCGGATGGCGGTTGCATGGGCCACTTCTGCTGTGCCGGCACACCGTATCGACGAGATCAACATCTACCGTGCATCTCTGGAAGCGATGTCGCTGGCAGTCCGACAACTGACCCCTCAGCCGCACGTGTTGCTAAACGATGCCGTTGTGCTCCCTAACCTCGAAGTGGTGCAAGAGAAGATCGTTGACGGAGACGAAAAAAGTATCTCTGTCGCAGCGGCGTCGATTGTGGCGAAAGTAACGCGGGATCGGTTGATGAAAAGACTGGGGGAGCTGTATCCTCAGTACGGGTTTGAACGGAACATGGGGTACGCGACGGCAGAACATCTTGAAGCCCTCAAGCGCTACGGTCCGACAGCCGAACACCGCCGTTCGTTTGCGCCTGTGCGCGATTGTGTCGCAAGAGCGACATAG